The following are encoded in a window of Candidatus Binatia bacterium genomic DNA:
- a CDS encoding UvrD-helicase domain-containing protein: MESWLERLNEMQREAVLHPGGPLLVLAGAGSGKTRTLTCRIAHLIAARGVRSERILAVTFTNKAAAEMRARVQQLVGDHRAWVATFHSTCARLLRFEAPHLGYPRDFVIYDEQDQQRLLRDCLTELKIPADRLPPQIVATMIDQCKNRGLSPAEFVPSTPREEQMLEVYRLYQRRLLASGAMDFGDLLLLVLQLFEEFPSVRERWQNQFDHILVDEYQDTNAVQYRLVRCLAEPHRNLCVVGDEDQSIYRWRGAEIRNILDFERDYPDARTIFLEQNYRSTAAILRAASAVVAHNVLRKGKTLWTENPRGDKVAVIACDNDLEEADWVTKEIQRLLHQGRKLGDVVVLYRTNAQSRVFEEAFVRARLPYTIVGGMRFFARAEVKDVLAYLRLIVNPQDSVAAKRIINTPPRGIGETTIRRVAALETEAGSFLSACRLALVRGVLKHQAAERVQRFVECVERWREQMASLPYASLAAQVLEESGYRQWLEQQQSAEAEERLRNVEELLRSLEEHAAESQSLAEFLEQAALVADVDTYTNAADRLTLMTLHAAKGLEFPVVFLVGMEEGLFPLTRRNDDEEDIEEERRLCYVGMTRAREKLYLTYAMQRRLFGSVQENEPSRFLREVPLEVVDFTGAKHVAWNWARRAAARDDRAQVSTEPEVVYDEGLRKGQRVRHPTFGIGTVLQVEGWGDDQKVVVLFQRAGRKKLVVRLAGMEPA; the protein is encoded by the coding sequence ATGGAGTCTTGGTTAGAACGCCTGAATGAGATGCAGCGCGAGGCCGTGCTGCATCCGGGGGGACCGCTGCTGGTGTTGGCAGGGGCGGGTTCGGGGAAGACCCGCACCCTCACCTGCCGAATTGCGCACTTGATCGCCGCTCGCGGGGTGCGCTCGGAGCGCATTTTGGCGGTGACCTTCACGAACAAGGCAGCAGCAGAAATGCGCGCCCGCGTGCAGCAATTGGTCGGCGATCATCGTGCTTGGGTAGCGACATTTCATTCCACTTGCGCCCGGCTGCTGCGATTCGAGGCGCCGCACCTCGGATACCCGCGCGACTTCGTGATTTACGACGAGCAGGACCAACAGCGCTTACTGCGTGATTGTTTAACCGAGCTCAAAATCCCAGCCGATCGTTTGCCACCCCAGATCGTCGCTACCATGATCGATCAGTGCAAAAACCGGGGGCTGAGCCCGGCAGAGTTCGTGCCCTCAACACCGCGGGAAGAGCAGATGCTGGAAGTGTACCGTCTCTACCAACGGCGTTTGTTGGCCAGCGGCGCCATGGATTTTGGCGACCTCCTTCTGCTCGTGTTGCAGCTCTTCGAAGAGTTCCCGAGCGTGCGCGAGCGCTGGCAAAATCAGTTCGACCATATTTTGGTCGATGAGTACCAGGATACGAACGCTGTACAGTACCGCCTCGTGCGGTGCCTCGCGGAGCCGCACCGCAATTTGTGCGTGGTTGGGGACGAGGATCAATCGATCTACCGCTGGCGCGGCGCGGAAATTCGCAACATTTTGGATTTCGAACGCGACTACCCCGATGCCCGCACCATTTTCCTCGAACAAAACTACCGTTCGACCGCAGCGATCCTGCGGGCTGCGTCGGCGGTGGTGGCGCACAACGTGCTCCGGAAAGGAAAAACGTTGTGGACCGAAAACCCGCGCGGAGACAAAGTCGCGGTGATCGCTTGCGACAACGACCTCGAAGAGGCCGATTGGGTCACGAAGGAAATCCAAAGGTTGCTCCATCAGGGGCGAAAGCTCGGCGACGTCGTGGTGCTGTACCGAACGAACGCGCAGTCGCGCGTGTTCGAGGAGGCTTTCGTGCGCGCGCGGCTGCCGTACACCATCGTCGGCGGCATGCGCTTCTTTGCCCGCGCGGAGGTCAAGGACGTGCTCGCCTACCTGCGGCTCATTGTCAACCCGCAGGACAGCGTGGCGGCCAAGCGCATTATCAACACGCCGCCGCGTGGGATTGGCGAGACGACGATAAGGCGGGTTGCCGCTTTGGAAACCGAGGCTGGTAGTTTTCTGAGCGCGTGCCGCTTGGCGCTTGTGCGCGGTGTGCTGAAACATCAAGCCGCCGAGCGCGTGCAGCGCTTTGTCGAGTGCGTGGAACGCTGGCGCGAGCAGATGGCATCGCTGCCTTACGCCTCCTTAGCGGCACAGGTGCTGGAAGAGAGCGGTTACCGGCAGTGGCTCGAACAGCAGCAAAGCGCGGAAGCGGAAGAGCGGTTGCGGAACGTGGAAGAGCTTTTGCGTTCCCTGGAGGAGCATGCGGCGGAGAGCCAATCCCTCGCCGAGTTTTTGGAGCAGGCGGCACTCGTTGCCGATGTCGATACGTATACGAACGCGGCCGATCGCTTGACCCTCATGACCCTCCACGCGGCCAAGGGGCTGGAGTTTCCCGTGGTGTTCCTGGTGGGCATGGAAGAGGGGTTGTTTCCGCTGACCCGCCGTAACGACGACGAGGAGGACATCGAAGAAGAACGGCGGCTTTGTTACGTGGGGATGACCCGCGCCCGCGAAAAGCTGTATCTCACGTACGCCATGCAGCGGCGCCTCTTCGGCAGCGTACAGGAGAACGAGCCGAGCCGCTTTCTCCGCGAAGTGCCCTTGGAAGTCGTGGACTTCACCGGTGCGAAACACGTGGCGTGGAATTGGGCACGGCGTGCGGCGGCGCGGGATGATCGAGCGCAAGTATCGACCGAACCGGAGGTGGTGTACGATGAAGGCCTGCGCAAGGGCCAGCGGGTTCGGCACCCGACCTTCGGCATCGGCACCGTGCTGCAAGTCGAAGGCTGGGGAGATGACCAAAAGGTGGTCGTTTTGTTCCAACGCGCGGGAAGAAAGAAGCTAGTCGTGCGCTTGGCGGGCATGGAACCCGCCTAA
- the rtcA gene encoding RNA 3'-terminal phosphate cyclase, with amino-acid sequence MVVLDGALGEGGGQILRTALTLSVLTGRHFRMFNIRARRSRPGLLRQHLAAVRAAAAISGAETDGDVLGSQELVFRPQRIRGGSFEFDVGSAGSATLVLQTVMIPLLCASEPSHVVCKGGTHNPAAPPYDFVASVYLPVLRRMGANVTATLQRYGFYPRGGGRFTVEIEPLQRWLPLELTERGALQAVLARALVADLPPHIAHRELQVVREMLGWRQQELVTEVLPPGQGPGNVLLLSMEGEHLVEMAVGFGQKGVRAEEVAREACAAAHRYLSAGVPVGVHLADQLLLPLALAKGRFRTLAPSSHTETNRLVIEQFLDCSIRFEQRGTDDVLVSVG; translated from the coding sequence ATGGTCGTGCTGGATGGTGCGCTTGGTGAAGGTGGCGGGCAAATTTTGCGGACGGCACTGACGTTATCGGTGCTCACCGGCCGCCACTTCCGCATGTTCAACATTCGGGCACGGCGTTCGCGTCCGGGTTTGTTGCGCCAACACCTTGCTGCAGTGCGGGCTGCCGCAGCGATTAGCGGGGCCGAAACCGACGGCGATGTTCTCGGGTCGCAAGAACTTGTCTTTCGCCCTCAACGGATCCGTGGCGGCTCGTTCGAGTTCGACGTCGGTTCTGCGGGGAGTGCGACCCTAGTGTTGCAAACCGTGATGATCCCGTTGCTGTGCGCCTCGGAACCGTCGCACGTGGTTTGCAAAGGGGGAACTCACAACCCCGCGGCTCCGCCCTACGATTTCGTTGCCAGCGTGTACTTGCCTGTGCTGCGGCGCATGGGCGCAAACGTGACGGCAACCCTTCAGCGTTACGGGTTTTACCCGCGCGGTGGCGGGCGCTTCACCGTGGAGATCGAGCCCCTCCAGCGCTGGTTGCCATTGGAGCTGACCGAGCGTGGTGCCTTGCAGGCTGTGTTGGCGCGTGCGCTCGTTGCCGACTTGCCACCCCATATCGCTCACCGGGAACTGCAAGTGGTGCGCGAGATGCTGGGCTGGCGCCAGCAAGAGTTGGTGACGGAGGTCCTGCCCCCAGGGCAGGGTCCTGGTAACGTCCTGCTTCTCAGTATGGAAGGTGAACACTTGGTGGAAATGGCCGTGGGCTTCGGCCAAAAGGGCGTGCGTGCCGAAGAAGTGGCCCGCGAAGCGTGTGCAGCAGCGCACCGCTATCTGTCGGCTGGGGTTCCCGTCGGCGTGCATTTGGCGGACCAGCTCTTGCTCCCGCTCGCGTTGGCTAAGGGCCGCTTTCGTACCCTTGCTCCGTCGAGCCACACGGAGACGAATCGCTTGGTCATTGAGCAGTTTCTCGACTGCTCGATCCGCTTTGAGCAACGCGGCACTGACGATGTGTTGGTGTCGGTCGGGTGA
- a CDS encoding HAD-IC family P-type ATPase, with amino-acid sequence MTSRQPAAQTARPCPVGDPTEVALLLAAEQVGLDPERLALWPRVAELAFDSVRKRMTTIHQLEDRVVACTKGAWSEVSRCCAFAETLQGLVAVTTELRPHLNDRHDALARTGYRVLAVARRDFPADIAPPYRAEAVERDLVFLGFVALEDQPRPEVPPAVAACRRAGIRVCMVTGDDPLTATAIARQIGLHDVEPLVVTGNELDHYRAAALEHLLVAHRDVLFARTAPQHKSRLVEAFQHLGEVVAVTGDGVNDAPALRGAEIGLAMGATGTDVAREAADMILTDDNFAAIVSAIEYGRAVFDNVRKFVTYISASNIPEIVPFLLFVPGGLPLPLPVAQILAVDLGTDLFPALALGREPAARRDGAPAPLARGADFVLANLAPRLRLARSDSSCPQHAGLFLRLLVGRLAARVGPERLCEDVHCGNDDDLRRNRGVPGGQRVRLPQRHRHGVAARLDQQSHSLGRHRSGNSLLHGVRVCPPGGPHVRLCAFDVATLAVRCVVPLCHARA; translated from the coding sequence TTGACTTCTCGCCAACCAGCAGCCCAAACGGCCCGCCCTTGCCCGGTTGGCGATCCGACCGAGGTCGCACTGCTCCTAGCTGCCGAACAAGTCGGCCTCGATCCCGAGCGCCTGGCGTTGTGGCCGCGCGTGGCCGAGTTGGCATTCGACTCCGTGCGCAAACGCATGACCACGATTCATCAGCTCGAGGACCGGGTAGTCGCTTGCACCAAGGGTGCCTGGAGCGAGGTGAGCCGCTGCTGCGCCTTCGCCGAGACCTTGCAAGGCCTGGTGGCCGTGACCACAGAACTCCGCCCCCACCTCAATGACCGGCACGACGCCCTGGCGCGCACTGGCTACCGCGTCCTGGCAGTGGCCCGGCGCGACTTCCCCGCAGACATCGCGCCACCGTATCGCGCCGAGGCCGTGGAACGCGACCTGGTCTTCCTCGGCTTCGTAGCTTTGGAAGACCAGCCGCGCCCCGAGGTGCCGCCGGCGGTTGCGGCGTGCAGGCGTGCCGGCATTCGCGTGTGCATGGTCACCGGCGACGACCCGCTGACCGCTACGGCCATTGCTCGCCAGATTGGCTTGCATGACGTCGAGCCCCTGGTAGTAACCGGCAACGAATTGGATCACTACCGCGCCGCTGCTCTGGAGCATCTGCTCGTTGCACATCGCGACGTGCTGTTCGCTCGTACCGCACCGCAGCACAAATCGCGCTTGGTCGAAGCATTCCAACACCTCGGTGAAGTCGTCGCCGTGACCGGTGACGGCGTCAACGACGCCCCGGCGCTACGCGGGGCGGAAATTGGCTTAGCGATGGGCGCCACGGGCACCGACGTTGCTCGCGAAGCGGCCGACATGATTCTGACCGACGACAACTTCGCCGCCATCGTGAGCGCCATCGAATACGGCCGCGCGGTGTTCGACAACGTGCGCAAATTCGTCACGTACATCTCTGCCAGCAACATCCCCGAGATCGTGCCGTTCTTGCTGTTCGTCCCCGGCGGCCTCCCCCTGCCGCTCCCTGTGGCACAGATCCTAGCTGTGGACTTGGGCACCGACCTGTTTCCCGCCCTCGCCCTCGGCCGCGAACCCGCCGCCAGGCGTGATGGAGCGCCCGCCCCGCTCGCGCGCGGAGCGGATTTTGTCTTGGCCAATCTTGCTCCGCGCCTACGGTTGGCTCGGTCCGATTCAAGCTGCCCTCAGCATGCTGGCCTATTTTTACGCCTACTGGTTGGCCGGCTGGCGGCCAGGGTTGGACCTGAACGACTTTGCGAAGACGTACACTGTGGCAACGACGATGACCTTCGTCGGAATCGTGGCGTGCCAGGTGGGCAACGTGTTCGCCTGCCGCAGCGCCACCGCCACGGTGTGGCCGCTAGGCTGGACCAGCAATCGCATTCTTTGGGGCGCCATCGCAGCGGAAATTCTTTGCTGCATGGCGTTCGTGTATGTCCTCCCGGTGGCCCGCATGTTCGGCTTTGCGCCTTTGACGTGGCAACATTGGCAGTTCGTTGCGTGGTTCCCCTTTGCCATGCTCGCGCTTGA
- a CDS encoding phosphoribosylanthranilate isomerase — protein MVREPRRVRIQVAGVSSLEEALFLERLGVDALGFTVRLPEGIHDDLTEAKARSIVQALPPFVATVAITYVRDGRSAIELARYLGVTALQLHGDFPAPELEMVRVALPHLKIIRAVSVTGPEAITVARSWERRVDALILDTYDPATGRRGATGKTHDWNVSAEIVRSVRLPVILAGGLTAENVGAAIRQVQPWAVDTHTGVEDAFGRRDFRRMEEFVAAVRRSEG, from the coding sequence ATGGTCCGAGAGCCGCGGCGAGTGCGCATTCAAGTGGCGGGTGTGTCGAGCCTGGAGGAGGCGCTCTTTTTGGAGCGCCTCGGTGTCGATGCTCTCGGGTTTACGGTACGGCTGCCTGAGGGCATCCACGACGACTTAACCGAAGCCAAGGCTCGTTCCATTGTGCAAGCCTTGCCTCCGTTCGTTGCCACCGTCGCCATCACCTACGTCAGGGATGGACGGAGCGCAATCGAATTGGCGCGCTACCTCGGGGTGACGGCATTGCAGCTGCATGGGGACTTTCCGGCTCCCGAACTCGAGATGGTGCGCGTGGCCCTGCCGCATCTGAAAATCATTCGTGCGGTTTCGGTAACCGGGCCCGAAGCGATTACCGTTGCTCGTTCGTGGGAGCGACGGGTGGATGCTCTAATCTTGGACACCTACGACCCTGCCACGGGGCGCCGCGGGGCCACCGGGAAGACGCATGACTGGAACGTTAGCGCAGAAATTGTGCGCAGCGTGCGTTTGCCGGTGATCTTGGCCGGGGGCCTTACGGCGGAGAACGTGGGTGCCGCAATCCGCCAAGTGCAGCCGTGGGCAGTGGATACGCACACCGGCGTTGAGGATGCGTTCGGGCGACGCGATTTCCGCCGGATGGAAGAGTTTGTCGCCGCGGTACGACGGTCCGAGGGTTAG